A DNA window from Barnesiella intestinihominis YIT 11860 contains the following coding sequences:
- a CDS encoding glycosyltransferase: protein MRPVIKYISFYDFADSGIARNYSVAAANKMDYIIESLVRIGYDVEVVSASACIESGTFRWYKSRVEERQPHVKTRFFSSFRCRSKILVLLRLIWGVLQLLSYLLFCVKKGESIWVYHSLYYYNVILLAKKIKKFKLILEVEEIYQDVSPVPPYMERWECKMIDVADKFVFSTDLLNDKVNRQKKPHLVIYGTYRCEPVMSERHGDNKVHVVYSGTLDPNKGGAMAAAGVAASLPSTYRVHILGFGNPGEIQAIKELCEEMSGKGGAVVSYDGVLKGSAYIDFLQTCQIGLSTQNPDAAFNNTSFPSKILSYMSNGLQVVSADIEAVRRAYGISGYIYYYQKQEPSDIANAILNVDLDNPFDTRAVVQSLDNRFVEQLSLFLRDRV from the coding sequence ATGCGACCGGTGATTAAATATATTTCATTTTATGATTTTGCCGATTCTGGGATAGCGCGAAATTATAGCGTTGCTGCGGCTAATAAAATGGATTATATCATTGAATCTCTTGTAAGAATCGGATATGACGTAGAGGTAGTTTCGGCATCGGCATGTATAGAAAGCGGGACGTTTCGATGGTATAAGTCTCGGGTTGAAGAGAGACAGCCTCATGTGAAAACGAGATTTTTCTCTTCGTTTCGTTGTCGATCTAAAATATTAGTCTTGTTGCGACTTATTTGGGGGGTATTGCAATTATTGAGTTATCTTCTTTTTTGTGTTAAAAAAGGAGAGTCTATATGGGTATACCATTCTTTGTATTATTACAATGTGATTTTGCTGGCAAAAAAAATAAAGAAATTCAAACTAATTCTCGAAGTAGAAGAGATTTATCAAGATGTTTCTCCTGTACCTCCGTATATGGAACGTTGGGAATGCAAGATGATAGACGTTGCGGATAAGTTTGTGTTTTCGACCGATCTTCTGAATGATAAAGTAAACAGGCAAAAGAAGCCTCATTTAGTTATTTATGGGACTTATCGGTGTGAACCTGTGATGAGCGAACGGCACGGAGACAATAAGGTGCATGTCGTCTATTCTGGTACACTTGATCCCAATAAAGGCGGAGCTATGGCGGCTGCGGGTGTGGCGGCGTCCTTGCCGTCTACATATAGAGTTCATATACTTGGATTCGGGAATCCGGGAGAGATACAGGCGATTAAAGAGCTGTGTGAAGAGATGTCGGGCAAAGGCGGTGCGGTAGTCTCCTATGATGGGGTACTGAAAGGGAGTGCATATATAGATTTTTTACAGACGTGTCAGATTGGCCTGAGCACGCAGAATCCTGATGCGGCGTTTAATAATACCTCGTTTCCGTCGAAAATATTATCTTATATGTCGAATGGTTTGCAAGTTGTTTCTGCCGATATAGAAGCGGTACGGCGAGCTTATGGAATTTCGGGTTATATTTATTATTATCAGAAACAAGAACCCAGCGATATAGCAAATGCCATATTGAATGTGGATTTGGATAATCCTTTTGACACGCGGGCGGTGGTACAGTCTTTGGATAATAGGTTTGTAGAACAATTGAGTTTGTTTCTCCGTGATAGAGTTTAG
- a CDS encoding lipopolysaccharide biosynthesis protein, giving the protein MIEFSDIKGKYIGNKNLINNVLGSFLVRGFGFLVSFALFPLYLNYFDDNTVLGCWFTMCSVLSWIQVFDLGIGNGLRNHLTADLSLKNYESARQYISSSYILMGGVTVFISFLAFIISRYIDWNSVFNISEQSISPESLRKGVVIALCGVLCFFFLKLIISILYALQKSALPNFLNLLSTVLLLIFLWVYDPTGDVERDFVTISWVQAVTGCLPLLVATIIVFAKDLKECLPSFKYFRWNKATGVLSLGILFLVLQLLYMIITVTNEFFISYFFDPSFVVEYQIYIKIFSIAGTFVSLALIPVWSAVTKAFVEKRYDWIIKLVRFLYFVAGIAVLFQLAIIPFLDPILEFWLGEKAIEVNLSAALLFALLGCVMIWVSVLTSVVNGLGTLKCQLYGFLWAVLFKVVAIVLFSSWIPWTIVITATIVGLLPYCVWQPMVMNRQLKMLNKEAFQNG; this is encoded by the coding sequence GTGATAGAGTTTAGTGATATAAAAGGGAAATACATAGGTAATAAAAACCTAATTAACAATGTCCTGGGCTCTTTCCTTGTTCGAGGGTTCGGCTTTTTGGTTTCTTTTGCCTTGTTTCCTCTTTATCTGAACTATTTCGATGACAATACCGTATTAGGGTGCTGGTTCACGATGTGTTCTGTTTTATCATGGATACAAGTCTTTGATTTGGGAATAGGCAATGGCTTGCGGAATCATTTGACGGCCGATTTGAGTTTGAAAAACTATGAAAGTGCCCGGCAATATATATCATCTTCTTACATTTTGATGGGAGGTGTCACTGTATTTATTTCGTTTTTAGCATTTATAATAAGCCGATATATAGATTGGAATTCGGTTTTCAATATTTCGGAACAAAGCATATCGCCAGAGAGTTTGCGTAAAGGGGTTGTTATCGCTTTATGTGGCGTATTGTGTTTTTTCTTTCTGAAATTGATTATCTCTATTTTGTATGCCTTGCAGAAATCGGCACTACCTAATTTCTTGAATCTGCTTTCTACCGTTTTATTATTGATTTTTCTGTGGGTATATGATCCGACCGGAGATGTCGAACGAGATTTTGTAACGATTTCTTGGGTACAGGCTGTTACAGGGTGTTTACCGTTACTGGTAGCGACGATAATTGTTTTTGCAAAAGATCTGAAAGAATGTTTGCCGTCGTTCAAGTACTTTCGGTGGAATAAAGCCACTGGTGTTTTGTCGTTGGGAATTTTGTTCCTTGTTTTGCAGTTGTTATACATGATAATTACTGTAACCAACGAGTTTTTTATATCCTACTTTTTCGATCCGTCTTTCGTTGTAGAATATCAGATATATATAAAGATATTTTCAATCGCCGGTACATTTGTGTCTTTGGCTCTGATTCCGGTATGGTCGGCTGTGACGAAAGCATTTGTAGAAAAACGTTACGATTGGATAATCAAGTTGGTCCGTTTTCTGTATTTTGTCGCTGGTATTGCTGTATTGTTTCAATTGGCTATCATTCCATTTCTTGACCCGATATTGGAATTTTGGTTAGGCGAAAAGGCTATCGAAGTGAATCTGTCCGCTGCATTGCTGTTTGCTCTATTGGGGTGTGTGATGATTTGGGTATCGGTTTTGACGAGTGTCGTTAATGGTTTAGGTACGCTTAAATGCCAGTTATATGGTTTTTTATGGGCTGTACTCTTCAAAGTCGTAGCTATCGTTTTATTTTCTTCGTGGATTCCGTGGACGATTGTAATCACAGCTACGATTGTAGGTTTATTGCCCTACTGTGTCTGGCAACCTATGGTGATGAACAGGCAGTTGAAAATGTTGAATAAAGAGGCGTTTCAAAATGGGTAA
- a CDS encoding glycosyltransferase: MGKKLLIVNTYANLWSTGRIAAEIGEIAVKHGWQCYFAYASESNLCSCEEIRINKSVISYIIHTYLFSRILNLKGFGSWIETKLFIRKIKKIAPDIIHLHNIHQNFLNLPLLFSFLKKAGIPVIWTLHDCWAVTGGCTHFVYNKCENWKTGCYRCPRCGNSDTGGELKGVFRTMPWVLRKKEAYITSVPNLTFVTVSEWLSGVVRSSVVGSVPVQVISNGVDCTRFYPHTDIQAIKQKYGCGNRFMIVGVSSHWSASKGLYDYYKLRELLPADQFVIVLVGITSEQKNNIPDGIIGIERTENLDELALIYSAADVVTSLSYQETFGLTIVEGFACGTPAVVYDNTALPELIDSDTGLVVETGNMERLAEAIRQVCKTGKSFYSQACREVAQTRYDKFCQYEKYVELYEQALVSKKV; encoded by the coding sequence ATGGGTAAGAAACTGTTGATCGTCAATACTTATGCCAATTTGTGGTCAACCGGCAGGATTGCGGCCGAGATAGGGGAGATTGCGGTAAAACATGGTTGGCAGTGCTATTTTGCATACGCAAGCGAATCGAATCTTTGCTCATGTGAGGAGATTAGAATTAATAAAAGCGTTATATCGTATATTATACATACCTATTTGTTTTCCCGTATTCTCAATTTGAAAGGATTCGGTTCTTGGATTGAGACGAAGTTATTTATCAGAAAAATAAAGAAAATAGCTCCCGATATAATTCATTTGCATAATATTCATCAGAATTTTTTGAATTTGCCACTTCTTTTCTCTTTTTTGAAAAAAGCGGGTATTCCGGTTATTTGGACCCTTCACGACTGTTGGGCCGTGACTGGGGGGTGTACTCATTTCGTGTACAATAAATGCGAAAATTGGAAAACGGGTTGCTATCGATGTCCGAGATGTGGTAATAGCGATACGGGCGGGGAATTAAAAGGGGTGTTCCGTACTATGCCGTGGGTGTTAAGAAAGAAAGAAGCATATATAACTTCTGTTCCGAATCTGACTTTTGTTACAGTCTCGGAGTGGCTGTCGGGCGTAGTGAGAAGTTCGGTTGTCGGTTCTGTACCTGTACAGGTTATTTCCAACGGAGTGGACTGTACTCGATTCTATCCTCATACCGATATACAAGCCATTAAACAAAAGTATGGTTGTGGCAACCGCTTCATGATAGTGGGTGTGAGTTCTCATTGGAGCGCATCAAAGGGATTATATGATTATTATAAACTGAGGGAATTATTGCCGGCCGATCAGTTCGTGATCGTTTTGGTGGGGATAACCTCTGAGCAGAAAAACAATATACCCGATGGTATCATCGGGATAGAGCGAACAGAGAATCTTGATGAACTGGCTCTTATTTATTCGGCGGCAGATGTGGTGACGAGTTTGTCGTACCAAGAGACTTTCGGACTTACTATTGTGGAAGGGTTCGCTTGTGGTACACCGGCGGTGGTCTATGACAATACGGCGTTGCCTGAATTGATAGACTCTGATACGGGCTTAGTTGTAGAAACCGGAAATATGGAGCGACTGGCCGAGGCGATAAGACAGGTTTGTAAGACGGGTAAATCGTTTTATTCGCAGGCGTGTCGGGAAGTGGCGCAAACCCGGTATGATAAATTTTGCCAGTATGAGAAATATGTCGAATTATATGAACAGGCGCTTGTTTCGAAAAAGGTATGA